Proteins encoded by one window of Cyanobium sp. NS01:
- the dusB gene encoding tRNA dihydrouridine synthase DusB: protein MIAAPAPELLLLAGHGTPRRLRCRVLQSPLAGVSDRIFRGLVRRWAPDALLFTEMVNATSLELGHGLQKVEELGAESGPIGVQLFDHRPQAMADAARRAEAAGAFLIDINMGCPVKKIAHKGGGSGLIRDPELAARIVDTVAAAVSIPVTVKTRLGWCGGGADTAVAWCRRLEQAGAQLITLHGRTREQAFRGRADWGAIAAVKRALSIPVIANGDVASPADALRCLAATGADGLMVGRGTMGAPWLVGQIDAALSGRPIPPSPDAGERILLAAEQLQALVAARGDHGLLIARKHMGWTCQGFPGAPRLRHALMRAPTPADALALLEDAYGSTAGQPWRISSSEK from the coding sequence ATGATCGCCGCCCCTGCCCCTGAACTGCTGCTGCTGGCCGGCCACGGCACGCCGCGGCGGTTGCGCTGCAGGGTGCTGCAGTCGCCCCTGGCGGGGGTGAGTGATCGGATCTTCCGGGGGCTGGTGCGGCGCTGGGCCCCCGATGCCCTGCTGTTCACCGAGATGGTGAACGCCACCAGCCTGGAGCTGGGCCACGGCCTGCAGAAGGTGGAGGAGCTGGGGGCTGAGAGCGGGCCGATCGGGGTGCAGCTGTTCGACCACCGGCCGCAGGCGATGGCCGATGCGGCCCGGCGCGCCGAGGCGGCGGGCGCCTTCCTGATCGACATCAACATGGGCTGCCCCGTGAAGAAGATCGCTCACAAAGGCGGCGGCAGCGGCCTGATCCGCGACCCCGAGCTGGCCGCCCGGATTGTGGACACGGTGGCGGCGGCGGTGTCCATTCCCGTCACGGTGAAGACGCGGCTGGGCTGGTGCGGCGGCGGGGCTGACACCGCCGTGGCGTGGTGCCGCCGGCTGGAGCAGGCCGGCGCCCAGCTGATCACCCTGCACGGCCGCACCCGCGAGCAGGCCTTCAGGGGCCGTGCCGACTGGGGGGCCATCGCCGCGGTGAAGCGGGCCCTGAGCATCCCGGTGATCGCCAACGGCGACGTGGCCAGCCCCGCCGATGCCCTGCGCTGCCTGGCCGCCACCGGCGCCGATGGCCTGATGGTGGGCCGGGGAACCATGGGGGCGCCCTGGCTGGTGGGCCAGATCGACGCCGCCCTCAGCGGCCGGCCCATCCCCCCCAGCCCGGACGCCGGTGAGCGCATCCTGCTGGCCGCCGAGCAGTTGCAGGCCCTGGTGGCGGCCCGGGGGGATCACGGCCTGCTGATCGCCCGCAAACACATGGGCTGGACCTGCCAGGGCTTCCCCGGGGCGCCGCGGCTGCGCCATGCCCTGATGCGGGCGCCGACGCCGGCCGATGCCCTGGCCCTGCTGGAGGACGCCTACGGCAGCACCGCCGGCCAGCCCTGGCGGATCAGCAGCAGCGAGAAGTAG
- the cobI gene encoding precorrin-2 C(20)-methyltransferase encodes MASAPLGDSLETAAAGPAPATPGLTLVGVGPGDPELLTVAAVRSLRQAAVVAYPVAREGAEGMAAAIAAPWLSPQQRRLPLLFPMVAEAAPRIAAWHAAADALAAEVAAGLAVVLLCEGDVSLFASSSYVLLALRQRHPGCPLRLIPGIASVAAAAAAGAWPLALQQESLLIRPTPESPAELEALLAQAAASATVLALLKLGHRWRWVRPLLAARGLLEAALFAQRVGWPDQQVAPALALPAAEQPYFSLLLIRQGWPAVLP; translated from the coding sequence ATGGCGTCCGCGCCGCTGGGCGACAGCCTAGAAACTGCAGCAGCAGGCCCTGCCCCTGCCACACCTGGTCTCACCCTGGTGGGCGTGGGCCCCGGCGACCCGGAGCTGCTCACCGTGGCGGCGGTGCGCAGCCTGCGGCAGGCCGCCGTGGTGGCCTACCCGGTGGCACGCGAGGGCGCCGAGGGCATGGCCGCAGCGATCGCCGCCCCGTGGCTGAGTCCGCAGCAGCGCCGCCTGCCGCTGCTGTTCCCGATGGTGGCGGAGGCGGCCCCCCGCATCGCCGCCTGGCACGCCGCCGCCGATGCCCTGGCGGCGGAGGTGGCCGCTGGCCTGGCGGTGGTGCTGCTGTGTGAGGGCGACGTGTCGCTGTTCGCCAGCAGCAGCTATGTGCTGCTGGCCCTGCGCCAGCGCCATCCCGGCTGCCCGCTGCGGCTGATCCCCGGCATCGCGTCGGTGGCGGCGGCTGCGGCGGCCGGCGCCTGGCCCCTGGCCCTGCAGCAGGAGAGCCTGCTGATCCGGCCCACCCCCGAGAGCCCTGCCGAGCTGGAGGCGCTGCTGGCGCAGGCAGCGGCCTCCGCCACGGTGCTGGCCCTGCTCAAGCTGGGCCACCGCTGGCGCTGGGTGCGCCCCCTGCTGGCGGCCCGGGGCCTGCTGGAGGCAGCCCTGTTCGCCCAGCGGGTGGGCTGGCCCGACCAGCAGGTGGCCCCGGCCCTGGCGCTGCCGGCGGCGGAGCAGCCCTACTTCTCGCTGCTGCTGATCCGCCAGGGCTGGCCGGCGGTGCTGCCGTAG
- a CDS encoding DUF1823 family protein, protein MLPPAAPAQAAPAAEAYPLSRALLEAVLADRLSDRFVCELIWPRLGYGPDGSGTWSAGPATGADWRESFPLAPQLIAERPASVRLTRSIAKPHKQLLKQQLGFGGYRIGELYPRRTRRATAVTWLLAQLAERGEPLPELGPLPPLLDAPADPVRGHPGDPPIS, encoded by the coding sequence GTGCTTCCCCCCGCCGCTCCTGCCCAGGCCGCCCCGGCGGCCGAGGCCTACCCCCTCAGCCGGGCGCTGCTGGAGGCGGTGCTGGCCGACCGCCTCAGCGATCGCTTCGTGTGTGAGCTGATCTGGCCGCGCCTGGGGTATGGGCCCGATGGCTCCGGCACCTGGAGCGCGGGCCCGGCCACGGGGGCGGACTGGCGGGAGTCGTTCCCCCTCGCCCCGCAGCTGATCGCCGAGCGCCCCGCCAGCGTTCGGCTCACCCGCTCGATCGCCAAGCCCCACAAGCAGCTGCTCAAGCAGCAACTGGGCTTCGGCGGCTACCGCATCGGCGAGCTCTACCCGCGCCGCACCCGCCGCGCCACGGCGGTGACCTGGCTGCTGGCCCAGCTGGCCGAGCGCGGCGAACCGCTGCCGGAGCTGGGGCCGCTGCCGCCGCTGCTGGACGCCCCCGCCGATCCGGTGCGCGGCCACCCCGGCGACCCGCCGATCTCCTGA